A region of Hydrogenimonas cancrithermarum DNA encodes the following proteins:
- a CDS encoding S8 family serine peptidase, translated as MRGRLRRFGIVCLLSIMGYSAFAAQSGDDYAPNEALVVYKDQSALQSIHALLPMQDLAIGLLKRLSGRSGKIFARVRSSLSTETLCEKLRQDPRVIAVSPNYRRRLSTIPNDPDFQKQWGLRNTGQEVEGESGSPGADIHVENAWDLTVGSSDVVVAILDTGIDYRHSDLRENIWVNGEEMAGIEGVDDDGNGYVDDIYGYDFAAQPDGENDPDPMDTHGHGTNVAGIVGAVGDNGIGISGVDWHIKMMAVKVLRPDGYIYDSDVLEGIEYLLVMKEKMVNLVAVNASFGSRSGNQDDPLHLAIEALGDAGILFCAAAGNSGRNNDGFFAEFPASYNAKNIVSVAATDRNDSLASFSNYGKESVDIAAPGVDILSTLPDESYGFISGTSEATPFVTGTVGLVASLYPDENATIRKARILKKAETLANLENRTATSGRLNAAASLLADAAKVELSTAAPLQGVCEGSTFTLTGEGFGHQRGRVEFVDGDGNATDASIRSWSDTRIEASAPSIESGKNLFVEDAYGLLSETITATAWRPVSEPRFVHPHGFAVANGREIYLGGGPDSDTLERYDIERGLWDQISMLPETRSGAAAILWNGSIYLFGGYDNGGATSAKLHIYDTATSQWREGAPLPVPLRHAKAARIGEDIYLSGGMLSSESGSEVDTLYRYDTDTDRWETLASMQERRAAHAMVSYRGELYVFGGFSDGALLRSVERYDPETGRWEKMSPMPIPLAFMGAAQGYDTRGTPTILVAGGKTADGKCSDSLLLFDPEKDGWSNRSDSLYVLSQKRCAASALYVPSEGFYLVAGLTGENAPTKKTESLAIPAPMGNGDVNLTEPLHFSSTHGGAPLIDTLFLLLSLAGFVSIGWVWGKFEERKPS; from the coding sequence ATGAGAGGCCGTTTGCGAAGGTTCGGCATCGTATGCCTTCTTTCTATTATGGGTTATTCCGCTTTCGCCGCCCAAAGCGGGGACGATTACGCCCCGAACGAGGCACTCGTCGTCTACAAAGACCAATCGGCTCTCCAATCGATCCATGCACTTCTTCCGATGCAGGATCTGGCCATCGGCCTGTTGAAACGGCTCTCAGGCAGAAGCGGCAAAATCTTCGCCCGGGTACGCTCCTCCCTCTCCACCGAAACGCTCTGCGAGAAGCTCAGGCAGGACCCGCGTGTCATTGCGGTATCTCCAAACTACAGACGCCGCCTCAGCACCATTCCCAACGATCCCGATTTCCAAAAACAGTGGGGATTGCGCAATACGGGACAGGAAGTCGAAGGAGAGAGCGGCTCGCCGGGAGCCGACATTCATGTCGAAAATGCATGGGACCTCACGGTCGGCTCCTCCGATGTCGTCGTCGCGATACTCGATACCGGCATCGACTACCGGCATAGCGACTTGAGGGAAAATATCTGGGTCAACGGCGAAGAGATGGCGGGGATCGAAGGGGTCGACGACGACGGAAACGGTTATGTCGACGATATTTACGGCTACGATTTCGCCGCCCAGCCAGACGGAGAGAACGATCCGGACCCGATGGACACACACGGCCATGGAACCAATGTCGCAGGAATCGTAGGAGCCGTCGGCGACAACGGCATCGGCATCAGCGGCGTTGACTGGCACATCAAAATGATGGCGGTGAAAGTGTTGAGGCCCGATGGATACATCTACGACAGCGACGTTCTCGAAGGGATCGAATACCTCCTCGTCATGAAAGAGAAGATGGTCAATCTCGTCGCGGTCAATGCATCCTTCGGAAGCCGCAGCGGAAACCAGGACGACCCGCTTCACCTCGCCATCGAGGCGCTTGGCGACGCGGGAATCCTCTTCTGTGCCGCCGCCGGCAACAGCGGCCGAAACAACGACGGCTTTTTCGCCGAGTTCCCCGCTTCCTACAATGCAAAAAACATCGTCTCGGTCGCCGCGACCGATCGAAACGATTCACTGGCTTCGTTTTCGAACTACGGAAAGGAGAGTGTGGATATCGCGGCCCCCGGGGTCGATATATTGAGCACGCTGCCCGATGAATCCTACGGTTTCATTTCGGGAACTTCGGAAGCGACACCGTTCGTCACCGGCACGGTCGGCCTTGTCGCATCGCTCTACCCCGATGAAAACGCCACGATCCGCAAAGCCCGCATCCTGAAAAAAGCGGAAACCCTTGCGAATCTCGAAAACCGTACCGCCACCTCCGGCCGCCTGAACGCCGCCGCCTCTCTTCTGGCTGATGCCGCGAAGGTGGAGCTATCCACCGCCGCTCCGCTGCAAGGGGTGTGTGAAGGCTCGACCTTCACGCTCACGGGCGAAGGGTTCGGGCATCAACGTGGCCGCGTCGAGTTTGTCGATGGCGACGGCAACGCAACCGACGCCTCCATACGATCATGGTCCGATACACGCATCGAGGCATCGGCCCCTTCGATCGAAAGCGGAAAAAACCTTTTCGTCGAAGATGCCTACGGGCTCCTTTCCGAAACGATTACCGCAACCGCATGGCGGCCCGTAAGCGAACCGCGCTTCGTACACCCCCACGGCTTCGCCGTCGCCAACGGCCGGGAGATCTATCTCGGTGGCGGACCCGACTCGGACACGCTCGAACGGTACGACATCGAGAGAGGCCTGTGGGACCAGATCTCCATGCTGCCGGAAACACGATCGGGCGCCGCAGCCATTTTATGGAACGGTTCGATCTATCTCTTCGGCGGATACGACAACGGGGGTGCCACCAGCGCGAAACTTCACATCTACGACACGGCAACGTCCCAATGGCGGGAAGGCGCACCTCTTCCCGTGCCGCTTCGCCATGCCAAGGCGGCACGCATCGGCGAAGATATCTATCTGAGTGGGGGGATGCTCTCTTCGGAATCCGGCAGCGAAGTGGACACGCTCTACCGTTACGACACCGATACGGACAGATGGGAAACACTCGCCTCCATGCAGGAGCGGCGTGCCGCACACGCCATGGTCTCCTACCGTGGCGAACTCTATGTTTTCGGCGGCTTTTCCGACGGTGCCCTCCTTCGAAGCGTCGAGCGCTACGACCCCGAAACGGGCCGATGGGAGAAAATGTCGCCGATGCCGATACCACTCGCCTTCATGGGCGCCGCGCAAGGGTACGACACACGGGGAACGCCCACCATTCTCGTCGCAGGCGGAAAGACGGCCGATGGAAAATGTTCCGACAGTCTCTTGCTCTTCGATCCCGAAAAAGATGGCTGGTCGAACCGCTCCGATTCCCTCTATGTGCTTTCGCAAAAGCGTTGCGCAGCCTCCGCGCTCTACGTTCCGAGCGAAGGTTTCTATCTCGTCGCCGGCCTCACGGGAGAAAACGCTCCTACGAAAAAAACGGAGTCTCTCGCCATCCCCGCCCCGATGGGAAACGGTGACGTCAACCTGACCGAACCGCTGCATTTCTCTTCAACGCATGGCGGCGCACCGCTCATCGATACACTCTTTTTACTCCTGAGTTTGGCGGGGTTCGTCTCGATAGGTTGGGTATGGGGAAAATTCGAGGAGAGAAAGCCGTCCTGA
- a CDS encoding autotransporter outer membrane beta-barrel domain-containing protein — protein MNRMKIMALIALLHTSLFAHDIYIGGQMVNFDYEERDANGDYLDGETSGFSDITGFETALRLDFEPIRHETARPYLKLLFSYARGSSDYDGFVSDGSGATPYRGTTDVEIYTGEIRLAAEEARSDYAMRAFMGAGYRHWQRNLDNHDGYGYDEAYKWPYLLIGLGTRWSPVPAWSIGASVHYQHAIAPKLDASLDGGVTLDLGTTNGFHLDIPLTWNVTRQFYLQGNYAYDYWDIDESEAAYGSSGQGYIEPRSTTKNQIVSLRIGYVF, from the coding sequence ATGAATAGAATGAAGATTATGGCACTGATCGCACTTTTACACACTTCGCTCTTCGCACACGATATCTATATCGGCGGGCAGATGGTGAATTTCGATTATGAAGAGCGGGACGCAAACGGCGATTATCTCGACGGTGAAACCTCCGGCTTCTCCGACATCACCGGCTTCGAAACGGCCCTTCGCCTCGATTTCGAGCCGATCCGCCACGAAACGGCCCGCCCCTATCTGAAACTTCTTTTTTCCTACGCGCGAGGCTCGAGCGACTACGACGGCTTCGTATCGGACGGAAGCGGCGCTACGCCCTACCGGGGAACGACGGATGTGGAGATCTACACCGGAGAGATCAGGCTCGCCGCGGAAGAGGCCCGAAGCGACTATGCGATGCGCGCTTTCATGGGGGCGGGTTACCGCCACTGGCAGCGCAATCTCGATAACCACGACGGATACGGGTACGATGAAGCCTACAAGTGGCCCTACCTTCTCATCGGCCTGGGTACGAGATGGTCGCCCGTGCCGGCATGGTCCATCGGCGCTTCGGTCCACTACCAGCACGCCATCGCCCCGAAACTCGACGCCTCTCTCGATGGCGGCGTCACACTCGATCTCGGCACGACGAACGGTTTTCATCTGGACATCCCTCTGACATGGAACGTTACCCGGCAGTTCTATCTGCAGGGCAACTACGCCTACGACTACTGGGATATCGATGAATCCGAGGCCGCTTACGGTTCGAGCGGCCAGGGGTATATCGAGCCCCGAAGCACGACGAAAAACCAGATCGTCTCACTTCGCATAGGATACGTCTTTTGA
- a CDS encoding Ig-like domain-containing protein — translation MVRNRWRQMYGVALMTSILVLGGCGGGGGGGTVATGINGKVVDGYVRDAHVFVDKNKDKLENVGEPTTTTDANGDFSFGVGVVASGDFIYASGGTDLATGLPFKGRLSAVYDGTTFILSPLTSMVAALVEKGESVDGAKKRVAQALGIDENKVGADPMQDADAFFVSQQIVAAAQIMGTAAGDVNETVFEKAVEALAENDFNLSAAAETFANEVNVTADPDKVAEATERVNAFIGQLKEEANGTVPDLPSYQVVASSVAEQVAEQVKNDENVTVPDVNDTKSVLEAVTCLTFEKIKGANGSENNVTKDLNLSAKNQCEIDGTTITWDVEPAGVIDTSTGALDTVYSDTNVVLKAEIEKGNANAVKRFNLFVPRNGNHPPVAADDNVTTLEDTPVTFDPVANDTDPDGDALTLAEVSDPAHGTVAKNGNIVVYTPDMNYNGTDTFSYKIRDGWGGESNGTIHVTVTPVNDAPVLQQPANVTMDEDSAAVPVDLNATDPDTDPANLTYSVAVDPANIVDVNLSGNVVTITPLPNMNGTVTVTATVSDGENNDTKTFTVTVVNVPDPAVISGDFTGTVTEDATAPATGKLNVADPDPGEDRFIAETNTTGYGTFSIDENGSWSFTLDNASTAVQSLADGETHQLSFTVQSLDKTTRQVTVTIVGANDAPTAEDLNVTAEAGKSVTIDLSQYIDDIDGDTLTVNIVGTPTSGQASLAGTTITYTAPANAGTVTIVYQVSDGQATARGTVTIQVTNGNPVSMSTLEGQTMSDIDDEYTRFLFQNGVAKIRAQHFLNDGGIWVRFDVLEEEGSYQIHPDNNTTTLAIEEGNFTLSDLRRVELDGTTLTVPVDEEHNVTAIFGANDHLYRMNFHVDHGVPRLEGPFDEYRPWVQNAPALNYDSLEAFMQAFSVGVQEHWFEAWDETTQHGTPYAFDSNGSGATTGLLISTDDNTTRVGTWTIEQGVVWVKLDAGEDDCWRDAYGIVDGVLYSGYIPETGCDEVLALYGSNATQTIEGALPVSVGNAIHAPEDIVPVSVSDVSGKEIDIHIIEKDLNATIKMYDDGNYTQRLSNGVSFSGTWSIDSNGTIHYTRGSEEYLKTFFGQVAAGTYGVHYPANTDDVTVFKVLNVKDINSGGGTGGAVTLILQGADWAAYSYSDDTWEAVDFNQLGTGRTLTFNADADDKYGVAVHCSDAGNEVAIVQATVGEYATIDICEEATRQKHTVSGTISGVTGGMVTVGMDGSSDGNLTLVDTYNYTLENVTKGVFDLVVEDLDMTTYTVKKFGIKRDIDVNADLVGEDLNLSTEGIDPVEHNFTVANGVGVASFITANGSALGIVGMSDDDSGVHKWYAVPTTTTVSGDIYSFVAMTENNTTNQSRILLETKDATTFAADVTTYDPTVIEDFNATFDWGAKAFGGLDYIPSASSPELRMYAAWIEQKNSGVEREIWISKAWLGTATAYALPDLGTLAGWNAAWSFNSGDSVEWSILAFMANKAIADTVEKMSDTENEETNMPYFMEKDFTIHIAEKHGDVTP, via the coding sequence ATGGTGCGAAACAGATGGAGGCAGATGTATGGCGTCGCGTTGATGACGTCCATACTCGTTCTCGGCGGTTGTGGTGGCGGAGGCGGCGGTGGAACCGTCGCTACAGGCATCAATGGGAAAGTGGTCGACGGGTATGTGAGAGATGCCCATGTCTTCGTCGATAAAAACAAAGACAAGCTGGAGAATGTGGGCGAACCTACGACGACGACCGACGCCAACGGCGACTTTTCGTTCGGAGTCGGCGTGGTGGCGTCGGGCGATTTCATCTATGCGTCGGGCGGTACGGACCTGGCGACGGGCCTTCCTTTCAAAGGGCGCCTCAGCGCCGTCTACGACGGAACCACTTTCATCCTTTCCCCGTTGACATCGATGGTGGCGGCGCTGGTCGAAAAGGGTGAGAGTGTCGATGGTGCGAAAAAGAGGGTCGCGCAGGCACTGGGTATCGACGAAAACAAAGTCGGTGCCGACCCGATGCAGGATGCCGACGCTTTCTTCGTTTCGCAGCAGATCGTGGCGGCAGCGCAGATCATGGGTACCGCTGCAGGCGATGTGAACGAAACGGTCTTCGAAAAGGCGGTCGAAGCGCTCGCCGAAAACGATTTCAATCTCTCGGCGGCGGCGGAAACCTTCGCGAACGAGGTCAATGTCACGGCCGATCCTGACAAAGTGGCCGAAGCGACGGAGAGGGTGAACGCGTTCATCGGCCAGTTGAAAGAGGAGGCGAACGGAACGGTTCCCGATCTGCCGAGTTACCAGGTGGTCGCTTCGAGTGTCGCGGAACAGGTCGCCGAACAGGTTAAAAACGATGAAAATGTTACCGTCCCCGACGTCAACGATACGAAGAGCGTTCTGGAAGCGGTCACGTGTCTTACCTTCGAAAAGATCAAGGGTGCGAACGGTTCGGAAAACAATGTGACGAAAGATCTGAACCTTTCCGCGAAGAATCAATGTGAGATCGACGGAACCACCATTACATGGGATGTGGAGCCGGCGGGCGTCATCGACACGTCGACCGGTGCGCTCGATACCGTCTACAGCGATACGAACGTCGTGCTGAAAGCGGAAATCGAGAAAGGGAACGCCAATGCCGTCAAACGGTTCAACCTCTTCGTTCCCCGCAACGGCAACCATCCTCCGGTCGCAGCCGACGACAACGTGACGACACTGGAAGATACGCCTGTGACGTTCGATCCCGTCGCCAACGACACCGATCCGGACGGGGATGCATTGACGCTGGCCGAAGTGTCCGATCCGGCGCACGGTACGGTGGCGAAAAACGGAAACATCGTCGTCTATACACCGGATATGAACTACAACGGGACCGATACGTTCTCCTACAAAATCCGAGACGGTTGGGGTGGTGAGAGCAACGGCACGATCCATGTGACCGTGACGCCGGTCAACGATGCGCCGGTGCTGCAGCAGCCGGCGAACGTCACTATGGACGAAGACAGTGCGGCCGTTCCAGTCGATCTGAACGCGACCGATCCGGATACGGATCCGGCGAATCTGACCTACAGCGTCGCTGTCGATCCGGCGAATATCGTGGATGTGAATCTGAGCGGCAATGTCGTGACGATCACACCATTGCCGAATATGAATGGAACGGTGACGGTCACCGCGACGGTGAGCGATGGTGAAAACAACGATACGAAAACCTTTACCGTCACCGTCGTGAACGTTCCGGATCCGGCGGTTATTTCCGGGGATTTTACGGGAACGGTGACGGAAGACGCAACCGCTCCGGCGACCGGAAAACTGAACGTGGCCGATCCCGATCCGGGTGAGGATCGCTTCATCGCCGAAACCAACACGACTGGTTACGGCACCTTCTCGATCGACGAGAACGGAAGCTGGAGTTTTACGCTCGACAACGCCAGCACCGCGGTCCAGTCCCTGGCGGATGGTGAGACGCACCAGCTCTCTTTCACCGTTCAGTCATTGGATAAAACCACGAGGCAGGTGACGGTGACGATCGTGGGAGCCAACGATGCGCCGACCGCGGAAGATCTCAACGTGACGGCGGAAGCCGGCAAGTCCGTGACGATCGATTTGAGCCAATATATCGACGATATCGACGGTGACACCCTGACCGTAAACATCGTCGGCACCCCCACGAGCGGCCAGGCGAGTCTCGCTGGCACGACGATCACCTACACCGCACCGGCCAATGCGGGAACGGTCACGATCGTCTACCAGGTGAGCGACGGCCAGGCGACGGCGCGGGGTACGGTCACGATACAGGTTACCAATGGCAATCCGGTTTCGATGTCGACTCTCGAAGGGCAGACGATGTCCGATATCGACGACGAATATACCCGTTTCCTCTTCCAAAACGGTGTGGCGAAGATCCGTGCACAGCACTTCCTGAACGATGGCGGAATATGGGTACGCTTCGACGTGCTCGAAGAGGAGGGTAGCTACCAGATCCATCCGGACAACAATACGACGACACTGGCGATCGAAGAGGGCAATTTCACGCTTTCCGATCTCAGGCGCGTAGAGCTCGACGGCACCACCCTGACCGTGCCGGTCGACGAAGAACACAACGTGACGGCCATTTTCGGTGCGAACGACCATCTCTACCGCATGAATTTCCATGTCGACCATGGAGTCCCCCGTCTGGAAGGGCCTTTCGACGAGTACCGCCCGTGGGTCCAGAACGCGCCGGCCCTGAACTACGATTCGCTCGAAGCCTTTATGCAGGCTTTCAGTGTCGGTGTCCAGGAACACTGGTTCGAAGCGTGGGACGAAACGACGCAGCATGGCACACCCTACGCTTTCGACAGCAACGGCAGTGGCGCCACCACAGGTTTGCTGATAAGCACGGACGACAACACGACGAGAGTGGGCACATGGACGATAGAACAAGGCGTCGTCTGGGTGAAACTCGACGCAGGCGAGGATGACTGCTGGCGCGACGCTTACGGCATCGTCGACGGGGTTCTCTACTCCGGGTATATACCGGAAACGGGATGCGACGAAGTGCTCGCCCTCTACGGAAGCAATGCAACGCAGACGATTGAAGGAGCACTCCCCGTATCTGTCGGTAATGCCATTCATGCTCCCGAAGACATCGTGCCGGTAAGTGTCTCGGATGTCAGCGGCAAGGAGATCGATATCCATATTATCGAAAAAGATCTCAATGCCACGATCAAGATGTATGATGATGGGAACTATACGCAGAGACTCAGCAACGGGGTAAGCTTCAGCGGAACCTGGAGTATCGACAGCAACGGAACGATCCACTACACGAGAGGGAGCGAAGAGTATCTGAAAACCTTTTTCGGCCAGGTGGCTGCCGGTACGTACGGTGTGCACTATCCTGCCAATACGGACGACGTTACCGTGTTCAAAGTGCTCAATGTCAAAGATATCAACAGCGGCGGCGGTACCGGTGGTGCCGTCACGCTGATTTTGCAAGGTGCCGACTGGGCCGCTTATTCCTATTCGGACGATACATGGGAAGCGGTCGATTTCAACCAGCTTGGAACCGGCCGGACCCTTACGTTCAACGCCGATGCCGATGACAAGTACGGTGTCGCCGTCCACTGTAGCGACGCTGGCAACGAAGTGGCTATCGTTCAGGCGACCGTCGGAGAATACGCCACGATCGACATATGCGAGGAAGCGACGCGTCAGAAACATACCGTCTCCGGCACGATCAGCGGCGTCACCGGAGGAATGGTGACCGTCGGCATGGACGGTTCGTCGGATGGCAACCTAACCCTGGTTGACACGTACAACTACACGCTAGAAAACGTGACGAAAGGGGTTTTTGACCTGGTGGTGGAAGACCTGGATATGACGACCTATACGGTCAAAAAGTTCGGCATAAAAAGAGATATCGACGTCAACGCCGATTTGGTGGGTGAAGACCTGAATCTTTCGACGGAGGGCATCGACCCCGTCGAACACAACTTCACCGTGGCCAATGGAGTCGGTGTCGCCTCTTTCATTACCGCAAACGGTTCGGCGCTCGGTATCGTCGGAATGTCCGACGACGACAGCGGTGTCCATAAATGGTATGCGGTTCCGACGACAACGACGGTGTCGGGAGATATCTACAGCTTCGTCGCCATGACGGAAAACAACACGACGAACCAGTCCAGAATCTTGTTGGAGACAAAAGACGCCACGACATTCGCGGCGGATGTGACGACATACGATCCTACCGTTATCGAGGACTTCAATGCGACGTTCGATTGGGGAGCCAAAGCGTTCGGCGGGCTCGACTACATCCCTTCGGCGTCGAGTCCGGAGTTGAGAATGTATGCCGCGTGGATCGAGCAGAAGAACAGTGGTGTCGAGCGGGAGATCTGGATTTCGAAAGCGTGGCTCGGTACGGCAACTGCATATGCACTGCCCGATTTGGGCACGCTTGCCGGCTGGAACGCCGCATGGAGTTTCAATAGCGGCGATTCGGTCGAATGGTCGATTCTCGCCTTCATGGCGAACAAAGCGATCGCCGATACGGTCGAGAAGATGAGTGACACCGAAAACGAAGAGACAAACATGCCCTACTTTATGGAGAAGGACTTCACGATTCATATTGCCGAAAAACACGGGGATGTGACACCCTGA
- a CDS encoding PDZ domain-containing protein has protein sequence MPRRFEALFPIVVWSLVIVLAAKLAALTVDVFLPPTASLECRATVEQPTGRYPFAHAFALRKKDATRRVKPHNKPPATLKGYTLTMTAVGSPSMAIVLHNGKSKLLTVGETIDGFELAEVFTDRIKLLKNGREYWLTMKKTKSGSLSTSRSKKKSGNETAALTEQIRQEGDTYYVPRELLDEMRDVKKIFKYIAINPVYKANKLVGFGITNVKKGSVFDKMGLRKRDIIEKIDGKPITNEGDAFKYFNKINELSTLSLTIKRGSQRKELHYEIY, from the coding sequence ATGCCACGTCGTTTTGAAGCACTCTTTCCCATCGTGGTATGGAGCCTCGTTATCGTGCTGGCCGCCAAACTCGCCGCCCTGACAGTCGACGTTTTTTTGCCGCCGACGGCATCGCTCGAGTGTAGGGCAACCGTCGAACAGCCAACCGGCCGCTACCCTTTCGCCCATGCGTTCGCACTTCGAAAGAAAGATGCCACCAGGCGTGTCAAGCCGCACAACAAACCGCCGGCCACCCTCAAAGGATACACACTGACCATGACAGCCGTCGGCAGCCCCAGCATGGCCATCGTCCTGCACAACGGAAAAAGCAAACTTCTCACCGTCGGCGAGACGATCGACGGCTTCGAGTTGGCGGAAGTCTTCACGGACCGCATCAAGCTTCTCAAAAACGGCCGCGAATACTGGCTGACGATGAAGAAGACGAAAAGTGGGTCACTCTCCACTTCCAGAAGCAAAAAAAAGAGCGGAAACGAAACGGCCGCACTGACCGAACAGATCCGGCAGGAGGGCGATACCTACTACGTCCCGAGAGAACTGCTCGACGAGATGCGCGATGTCAAAAAGATCTTCAAATACATCGCGATCAACCCCGTCTACAAAGCGAACAAGCTCGTCGGTTTCGGTATCACCAACGTTAAAAAAGGGTCGGTTTTTGATAAAATGGGGTTACGCAAACGTGATATCATCGAAAAAATCGACGGCAAGCCCATAACGAACGAAGGCGATGCCTTCAAATATTTCAACAAAATCAACGAATTGAGTACGCTTTCGTTGACGATCAAACGCGGCAGCCAGCGAAAGGAGCTACATTATGAGATTTATTAA
- the traF gene encoding conjugal transfer protein TraF, with translation MRQWFRSGFGLCVAAAAAQAMSFQPLGFQSMGMGGAGVASASGSMAAYYNPALLAAHDYTTEVTLSAGVGVAEYNLAENIDTLSDNDLTGTIERIANNAPVDGSNTANGDAARMAESLEILQKMSGETSGLILTPGGAFGVQMKNFAVGVYVTSEGTAEPVIDPDHLQLIVKKNVSGTDYYAEYDPATDSYKASDETAYVNGSLDYALQNDLTYLSLKGLSVGEVPFSYGHAFDTSIGTIGVGGSLKYMYGMTYDTHVSIDTSSGDLGDSFKDRDKSTSSFGVDLGAFYTPSALPELRVGVVGKNLNTPEFDTVTGDTYKIDPMARAGIYYAGLDHWLDIALDVDLTSNKTFLDDIDSQYIGGGVNVHPVDWFSFRLGAMQNMADSTLGTIVTAGLGLGVKQFQLDISAMMSTKTGYYDGDEIPRYARVNLALVSRW, from the coding sequence ATGCGACAATGGTTTCGAAGCGGTTTCGGTTTGTGTGTCGCCGCGGCTGCGGCGCAGGCGATGAGTTTTCAGCCTCTCGGATTTCAGAGTATGGGGATGGGCGGTGCCGGCGTGGCGAGTGCCAGCGGTTCGATGGCGGCCTACTACAACCCGGCACTGCTGGCGGCGCACGACTATACGACCGAAGTGACGCTCTCGGCGGGTGTCGGGGTCGCCGAGTACAATCTGGCGGAAAATATCGATACACTCAGCGACAACGATCTGACGGGAACGATCGAACGGATCGCAAACAATGCCCCGGTCGACGGAAGCAACACGGCCAATGGCGATGCGGCGAGAATGGCAGAGTCTCTCGAAATCCTGCAGAAGATGTCCGGTGAGACGAGTGGGCTGATCCTGACTCCTGGCGGTGCGTTTGGGGTTCAGATGAAAAACTTCGCGGTGGGTGTCTATGTCACATCCGAAGGGACGGCGGAACCGGTGATCGATCCGGACCATTTGCAGCTGATCGTCAAGAAAAACGTAAGCGGGACGGATTACTATGCGGAGTACGACCCCGCGACGGACTCCTATAAAGCTTCCGACGAAACTGCCTACGTCAACGGTTCGCTCGACTATGCATTGCAAAACGACCTGACCTACCTCTCTTTGAAAGGGCTCAGTGTTGGAGAGGTCCCTTTCAGTTACGGCCACGCTTTCGACACTTCCATCGGGACGATCGGTGTGGGCGGGTCGCTGAAATATATGTATGGCATGACCTACGATACTCATGTCAGCATCGATACGAGTTCGGGCGATCTTGGCGATTCGTTCAAGGACAGAGACAAATCGACCTCCTCTTTCGGTGTCGACCTGGGTGCTTTCTACACGCCCAGTGCGCTGCCAGAGCTTCGTGTCGGCGTTGTCGGCAAGAACCTCAATACCCCCGAGTTCGATACCGTGACGGGCGATACCTACAAGATCGACCCGATGGCGAGAGCTGGTATCTACTATGCGGGGCTCGACCATTGGCTCGACATCGCCCTCGATGTCGACCTGACATCCAACAAGACCTTCCTCGACGACATCGACAGCCAGTATATCGGCGGGGGCGTCAACGTCCATCCTGTCGACTGGTTTTCGTTCCGCCTGGGGGCGATGCAGAATATGGCGGACAGTACGCTCGGCACAATCGTCACGGCGGGCCTCGGTTTGGGTGTCAAACAGTTCCAACTCGACATTTCGGCGATGATGAGCACCAAAACCGGTTACTACGACGGCGATGAAATTCCGCGTTACGCCAGAGTCAATCTGGCGCTCGTTTCGCGCTGGTAG
- a CDS encoding exosortase/archaeosortase family protein: MYHYAKRYVLWIFLLFSLFYFQYFSPLFVFVHLQTWLTVESLETLFELLRIPSVPDHIASFSIHGFRLVIDDACNGFGFYLLLASAILAYNASLAEKTLWLALGYLFVVLANLLRLSLIAYMVSIDPRLFHLSHDFIGRYGMLFSVFVLYYIFIKAVTIGRKDFE, from the coding sequence ATGTATCATTATGCGAAAAGATATGTTTTATGGATATTTCTTCTCTTTTCACTCTTCTATTTCCAATATTTCTCTCCCCTTTTCGTATTCGTCCATCTACAGACATGGTTGACTGTCGAATCGCTGGAAACGCTGTTCGAGCTGCTTCGCATACCTTCCGTGCCGGATCACATAGCCTCCTTTTCGATACACGGGTTCAGGCTCGTAATCGACGACGCATGCAACGGATTTGGCTTCTATCTGCTTCTTGCCTCCGCCATTCTGGCATACAACGCATCGTTGGCGGAAAAAACGCTATGGCTCGCGCTCGGATATCTCTTCGTCGTGTTGGCCAACCTGCTGCGTCTGTCGCTCATCGCCTATATGGTTTCGATCGATCCCCGTCTCTTTCATCTCTCCCATGACTTCATAGGGCGTTACGGAATGCTCTTTTCCGTTTTCGTTCTCTACTATATCTTTATAAAAGCCGTTACGATCGGCAGAAAGGATTTCGAATGA